In Bacteroidales bacterium, a single window of DNA contains:
- a CDS encoding energy transducer TonB, whose translation MTAKRKHRSTQEYLKYLKGELSPGDRYSFERDLEADPFEKEALEGMEQVSDRELEEDLLSLHAGLQKRLSRRRRRTWYYVAASVASLLIVGTVFLNIYEFDPETAPESLPGDQIYLQEDASADRETPAPETAEAEEAESDMGLIQEEARVPEEETIVEKTGLERDVSTRRIRQTKIAERNEPVVAEAEPVLAKAAGATDPAEIAPEDKGPGKRALDKKAVEEMAIEDQAPEVRAPEVKALEVKALEVKALEVEARTPAPVAGEVGVEAQPDLAVSDEVVVIGYEGGKPADPGDKAKQVRLESKEYTSQRAEPEGGLESFKMYIEEQIRFPAGDTLSKREVVVLRFNVARDGSISGIQTLRSPGSMYTEEAIRLLQEGPLWNPARNESGTTDEKVRMRIVFER comes from the coding sequence ATGACCGCTAAAAGGAAACATAGAAGCACCCAGGAGTACCTGAAGTACCTGAAAGGAGAACTTTCTCCCGGGGATCGTTATTCCTTTGAAAGAGACCTGGAGGCTGATCCTTTTGAAAAGGAAGCGTTGGAGGGTATGGAGCAGGTTTCTGACCGTGAGCTGGAGGAAGACCTGCTGTCTCTTCATGCCGGTTTACAGAAGCGACTGAGCAGAAGGAGAAGACGCACCTGGTATTATGTGGCGGCTTCAGTGGCCTCCCTGTTGATCGTTGGTACTGTTTTCCTGAATATTTATGAGTTCGATCCTGAAACTGCCCCGGAATCCCTGCCAGGTGATCAAATATATCTTCAGGAAGATGCAAGTGCAGATAGGGAAACACCCGCCCCGGAAACAGCAGAAGCGGAAGAGGCGGAATCTGATATGGGTTTGATCCAGGAAGAAGCGCGGGTTCCTGAAGAAGAAACCATCGTGGAAAAAACTGGTCTTGAAAGGGACGTCAGTACAAGGAGGATTCGTCAAACAAAGATTGCCGAAAGGAATGAACCGGTTGTGGCTGAGGCTGAACCGGTCTTGGCTAAGGCTGCCGGGGCCACGGACCCTGCTGAAATAGCACCGGAGGACAAAGGACCGGGGAAAAGGGCTTTGGACAAAAAAGCGGTAGAGGAAATGGCGATAGAAGACCAGGCGCCGGAGGTAAGGGCGCCGGAGGTAAAGGCGCTGGAGGTAAAGGCGCTGGAGGTAAAGGCGCTGGAGGTGGAGGCCAGGACTCCTGCTCCGGTGGCCGGTGAGGTGGGTGTGGAGGCACAGCCCGATCTGGCCGTTTCAGATGAGGTGGTGGTCATCGGATACGAGGGCGGTAAACCGGCCGATCCGGGCGATAAGGCAAAGCAGGTGAGACTTGAATCAAAAGAATATACATCCCAAAGGGCAGAGCCTGAAGGGGGGCTCGAGTCCTTCAAGATGTACATAGAGGAGCAGATCCGGTTCCCAGCCGGAGATACCCTGAGTAAGAGGGAGGTAGTGGTCCTGAGGTTTAACGTGGCCAGGGATGGATCTATTTCCGGTATTCAGACTCTTCGTTCTCCCGGTTCAATGTATACAGAAGAGGCCATCAGGCTTTTGCAGGAAGGTCCCCTCTGGAATCCTGCCAGGAACGAAAGCGGAACCACTGACGAAAAGGTCCGTATGCGTATTGTATTTGAACGATAG
- a CDS encoding von Willebrand factor type A domain-containing protein has protein sequence MKAIISILTVLFFSAFSLAPDQIRTIGGTVSDEAGNPLSGVTVVVKGSTQGTITDVNGAFRLQISSEAKTLVFSYAGYETEEVKIPRSNRIHISLQPSSQALEEVIHMEYDMEYDMAAPREAKSSGVPLLGASSNSYIKRASYPSFAAPEQGYIQHNTEGYTAIDENGFKDVLHNPLSTFSIDVDRASYSNVRRFLNMGQLPPMDAVRIEEMINYFSYDYPEPEGRHPFSVYTEISQCPWNSKHQLLHVGLKGKSIDKDELPPSNLVFLIDVSGSMSDASKLPLLKQAFRMLVNELRPEDRVAIVVYAGAAGLVLESTPGNEKARILAALDQLQSGGSTAGGAGLKLAYKVAQENFAVEGNNRIILATDGDFNVGSSSNAEMERLIEEKREHGVFMTVLGFGMGNYKDDKMEIIADKGNGNYAYIDNIQEARKVFITEFGGTLFTIAKDVKFQMEFNPARVKGYRLVGYENRLLNDEDFNDDKKDAGEMGAGHTVTALYEIIPAGSDEPLKSIAPLKYQANRADAKASEKVQADPKAELMTVKLRYKQPDGDTSTRVEIPVKGKVLDLEETSDNFRFSAAIAEFGLLLRNSEYKAEASMEEVIALAKEARGEDEEGYRSEFLKLVRLADSLKEWSAEN, from the coding sequence ATGAAAGCAATCATTTCAATACTTACAGTTCTTTTTTTCTCAGCCTTCAGCCTGGCGCCCGATCAGATCCGTACGATCGGCGGAACGGTCAGTGATGAAGCGGGAAATCCTTTGTCGGGTGTCACCGTCGTGGTGAAAGGAAGCACCCAGGGCACCATTACAGATGTGAACGGCGCCTTCCGGCTCCAGATAAGCTCAGAAGCCAAAACCCTGGTATTCTCTTATGCCGGATATGAAACCGAGGAAGTCAAAATACCCCGTTCCAACCGTATTCATATCAGCCTTCAGCCATCCAGCCAGGCGCTGGAGGAGGTGATTCATATGGAATATGACATGGAATATGACATGGCGGCCCCCAGGGAAGCGAAATCCTCCGGTGTACCGCTCCTCGGTGCCTCCTCAAATTCATACATCAAACGGGCAAGCTACCCGAGCTTTGCTGCACCCGAGCAGGGTTATATCCAGCACAATACAGAAGGATACACGGCCATTGATGAAAACGGATTTAAAGATGTGCTTCACAATCCCCTGTCCACCTTCAGCATTGATGTGGACAGGGCCTCCTACTCCAACGTACGCAGGTTCCTGAATATGGGACAACTTCCCCCCATGGATGCGGTCCGGATCGAAGAGATGATCAACTATTTCTCCTATGATTACCCCGAACCGGAAGGCAGGCATCCCTTCTCTGTCTACACTGAAATCTCACAATGCCCTTGGAACAGCAAGCACCAGCTGTTGCACGTGGGACTTAAAGGCAAGAGCATTGACAAGGATGAATTGCCTCCGTCCAACCTGGTCTTTCTGATCGATGTGTCGGGTTCCATGAGTGATGCCAGTAAACTTCCTCTTCTGAAGCAGGCCTTTCGTATGCTGGTCAATGAGCTGAGGCCCGAGGACCGGGTGGCCATCGTGGTCTATGCGGGGGCAGCCGGATTGGTCCTGGAATCTACCCCGGGCAATGAGAAAGCCAGGATCCTGGCCGCACTGGACCAATTGCAATCGGGCGGATCCACCGCCGGTGGTGCCGGTCTGAAGCTGGCCTACAAGGTCGCCCAGGAGAATTTTGCCGTGGAGGGCAATAACCGGATCATCCTGGCAACAGACGGCGATTTTAATGTGGGTTCTTCCAGCAATGCCGAAATGGAACGCCTGATCGAAGAGAAGCGCGAACACGGCGTGTTTATGACCGTGCTGGGATTCGGCATGGGCAATTACAAGGATGACAAGATGGAGATCATTGCCGACAAGGGCAATGGCAATTATGCCTATATCGATAACATCCAGGAGGCCCGCAAGGTCTTTATCACCGAATTTGGCGGAACGCTCTTCACCATCGCCAAGGATGTGAAGTTCCAGATGGAATTCAACCCTGCCCGTGTGAAAGGATACCGGCTGGTGGGTTATGAGAACCGCCTGCTGAATGATGAAGATTTCAATGACGATAAGAAGGATGCCGGAGAAATGGGTGCCGGACATACGGTAACCGCACTCTATGAGATCATTCCCGCCGGTTCGGATGAGCCGCTGAAAAGCATAGCCCCATTGAAGTACCAGGCTAACAGGGCTGATGCAAAAGCTTCTGAAAAGGTGCAAGCCGACCCCAAAGCCGAGCTGATGACCGTGAAACTGCGCTATAAGCAGCCCGACGGAGATACCAGCACCAGGGTGGAGATCCCGGTCAAAGGAAAGGTTCTGGACCTGGAAGAAACCTCGGATAATTTCCGCTTTTCTGCAGCCATCGCTGAATTCGGACTGCTCCTCAGAAACTCCGAATACAAGGCAGAAGCTTCCATGGAGGAGGTGATTGCCCTTGCAAAAGAGGCCAGGGGAGAGGACGAGGAAGGTTACCGCTCCGAATTCCTGAAGCTGGTGAGACTGGCCGACTCCCTGAAAGAGTGGAGCGCTGAAAATTAG
- a CDS encoding sigma-70 family RNA polymerase sigma factor has product MLEISGKHPERSDEELLLQFKRTGSLDTLGELYSRYMHLVYGVSLKYLENREEAKDAVMQIFEKLVTDLPGQEVRNFKNWLFVLTKNHSLMQIRSQKSVSGRMEKYKIEREFMESEQALHPIDEEPATVDTVEDALKNCIEQLKNEQKQCIVLFYYEKLCYQEIAEKIQISEKMVKSYLQNGKRNLKICLEKNK; this is encoded by the coding sequence ATGCTCGAAATCAGCGGTAAACATCCCGAACGCAGCGATGAGGAACTCCTCCTGCAATTCAAACGTACGGGCAGCCTGGATACGCTGGGAGAACTTTATTCCCGCTACATGCACCTGGTTTACGGGGTGTCACTCAAATACCTGGAAAACAGAGAAGAAGCCAAAGATGCGGTCATGCAGATCTTCGAAAAACTGGTAACTGACCTGCCCGGACAGGAGGTGCGGAATTTCAAAAACTGGCTGTTTGTCCTGACCAAAAACCACTCTTTGATGCAGATCCGCTCGCAGAAAAGTGTGTCGGGCCGTATGGAAAAGTATAAAATCGAACGGGAATTTATGGAATCGGAGCAGGCTTTGCATCCTATAGACGAAGAGCCGGCTACTGTGGATACTGTGGAGGACGCCTTAAAAAACTGTATTGAGCAGTTAAAGAATGAACAGAAACAGTGTATTGTACTCTTCTATTATGAGAAACTCTGTTACCAGGAGATCGCGGAAAAGATTCAGATCAGTGAAAAAATGGTGAAAAGCTATCTCCAGAACGGTAAAAGAAATTTGAAAATCTGTCTGGAAAAAAACAAATGA
- a CDS encoding HEAT repeat domain-containing protein, with product MKRNFLNNAGLLLLAIVFSFGLVFAFIELPTLLDAGLQNNLGFPQFDHGGGDANAFKTELFIQGLHLRWIGYGSLILILGLIVVSYLTRKTGLAVTGAVGLFIPVFGQFAFSMFFLAGLGFLRVGWLPFLEISFDILDLGKVIYVPYWILRWFLGLFHWDAHDFISWFFMAAGAFLFTWGVLLWFKTRYSGDKVASSWIYKISRHPQYLGWILWSYGFILFSPHERSMKMTWQVPSSLPWLLMTMIIIGICMMEEIRMMKITGGSYASYRESSLFFFPLPKWLNRILTWPGRMVTGGEFPGKRRQVLWIVLIYTGIFMALSLFWMDLGGSDRKAETPEESKQELSEVQAKLEEAQDKRREIYALIEQIPGYGEAGKDLHLGLSESPNPVIREFALMHLGSMKVREAEDIIVRSLYDSVKRVRSSAIVAAGEIKSALASDSLAGILTNPTQDNNFFLIYGALGTIGDPGALPVLLEGLNGGEHYNQIAALDAIVQIDPGIGLTQAIGELQDEHVDVRRNAVIVCIQSGNPRAIEPLKAVFSNEDFEVRFYAKQGVKRLKNKLPHHREFSNSEG from the coding sequence ATGAAACGTAATTTCCTGAACAATGCAGGACTGCTCCTCCTTGCCATTGTTTTCTCCTTTGGTTTAGTTTTTGCCTTTATCGAACTTCCCACGCTGCTGGATGCAGGCCTGCAGAACAATCTTGGGTTTCCCCAGTTTGACCACGGCGGAGGGGATGCAAATGCTTTTAAAACCGAGCTTTTTATCCAGGGACTTCACCTGAGATGGATCGGCTATGGCTCGCTGATCCTGATCCTTGGATTGATCGTTGTAAGTTATCTCACCCGGAAAACCGGCTTGGCCGTGACCGGAGCCGTTGGTCTCTTTATCCCGGTATTCGGTCAGTTTGCCTTCAGTATGTTTTTCCTGGCCGGACTGGGATTCCTCCGGGTGGGCTGGCTCCCTTTCCTGGAAATATCCTTCGATATCCTCGATCTCGGGAAAGTTATCTATGTTCCCTACTGGATCCTCAGGTGGTTCCTGGGGCTCTTCCATTGGGATGCGCATGATTTTATTTCCTGGTTTTTTATGGCTGCGGGGGCCTTTCTTTTTACCTGGGGCGTCCTGCTCTGGTTTAAAACCAGGTACAGCGGTGATAAAGTGGCAAGCTCCTGGATTTATAAAATATCCCGCCACCCGCAGTACCTGGGCTGGATTCTCTGGAGTTATGGCTTCATTCTTTTCTCTCCCCATGAAAGAAGCATGAAAATGACCTGGCAGGTACCCTCTTCCCTTCCCTGGCTGCTGATGACCATGATCATTATCGGGATCTGCATGATGGAGGAGATCCGGATGATGAAGATCACCGGGGGAAGCTATGCAAGCTACAGGGAATCCTCCCTCTTTTTTTTTCCGCTTCCGAAATGGCTGAACAGGATCCTCACCTGGCCGGGCCGGATGGTCACAGGAGGAGAATTCCCCGGAAAGCGGAGACAGGTACTCTGGATCGTACTGATCTACACCGGTATATTCATGGCGCTCTCCCTGTTCTGGATGGACCTGGGTGGATCGGACAGAAAGGCAGAAACGCCTGAAGAAAGCAAGCAGGAACTGAGCGAAGTACAGGCAAAACTGGAGGAGGCCCAGGACAAGCGCCGTGAGATTTATGCCCTGATCGAACAGATCCCCGGGTACGGGGAGGCCGGAAAGGATCTCCATCTTGGCCTTTCCGAAAGCCCCAATCCGGTGATCCGGGAGTTTGCCCTGATGCATCTGGGCAGCATGAAAGTCCGGGAAGCAGAAGACATCATTGTCCGGTCCCTGTACGACTCCGTAAAACGGGTACGAAGCAGTGCCATTGTGGCGGCAGGGGAAATCAAATCGGCCCTTGCTTCGGACAGCCTCGCCGGCATACTGACCAATCCCACCCAGGATAACAACTTCTTTCTCATTTACGGGGCTCTGGGTACCATAGGAGACCCGGGTGCCCTTCCGGTCCTGCTGGAAGGATTGAACGGTGGAGAACATTACAACCAGATAGCTGCCCTGGATGCCATCGTGCAAATCGATCCCGGCATTGGGCTCACCCAGGCCATCGGAGAACTGCAGGACGAGCATGTCGATGTAAGAAGAAACGCGGTCATTGTCTGCATTCAATCGGGAAATCCCCGTGCTATTGAACCTTTAAAAGCCGTGTTTAGCAACGAGGACTTTGAAGTTCGGTTTTATGCAAAACAGGGAGTGAAGCGCTTAAAAAATAAACTACCGCACCACCGGGAATTCAGTAATTCTGAGGGTTGA
- a CDS encoding thioredoxin domain-containing protein, with protein sequence MHESSPYLLQHAHNPVNWYPWGAKALEKAREEKKLIIISIGYAACHWCHVMEHESFEDEAIARFMNEHFVSVKVDREERPDIDQVYMNAVQLIEGRVGWPLNCIALPDGRPIYGGTYFPKDQWLHMLSQVLTFVKEHPDKTEQQARALTEGLQSSDLISLNIEKAEVSIGDLDQVFSAWESSLDDVHGGHKGAPKFPLPVGFQYLLQYHYLTGNADALRAVQLTLNKMADGGIYDQIGGGFARYAVDAFWKVPHFEKMLYDNAQLVSLYSSAYQHTRDVNYKIVVSQTLDFIQRELSSDEGGFYSSLDADSEGEEGKYYVWTKDELQQILGDMADLIIEYYRVEEKGNWEHGRNILFKSGNDKQTAFKYNITETDLLRQVSLAKKILLKERMKRIPPGLDDKIITAWNALMLKACLDAYHAFDNSKYLDMALQNARFIQEKLKAPDHRLNRNYKNGKASINAFLDDYAFTIAALISLYQTTLDEKWIEDAQLLTDYAIDHFYDPASGMFFYTSDVDPALIARKMEVTDNVIPASNSEMAKNLFILGTYFNNNDHIYLARQMLNNVKAGTSTGGAYYANWDILMAWFTSPPYEVAILGDEYKTIRKAFNKKYLPDVFFSGGKSEGKLSLLHGKLIQGQTTIYVCRDKVCKLPVNEVKDALNQMYESK encoded by the coding sequence ATGCATGAGAGCAGTCCCTATCTCTTGCAGCATGCCCATAACCCGGTAAACTGGTACCCCTGGGGAGCAAAAGCACTGGAAAAGGCCCGGGAAGAAAAAAAATTGATCATCATCAGCATTGGCTATGCAGCCTGTCACTGGTGTCACGTCATGGAACACGAAAGTTTTGAGGACGAAGCCATTGCCAGATTCATGAATGAACATTTCGTTTCGGTCAAAGTGGATCGGGAAGAGCGGCCCGATATAGACCAGGTCTATATGAATGCTGTTCAGCTGATTGAGGGCAGGGTAGGCTGGCCACTGAACTGTATCGCTCTGCCCGATGGACGGCCCATTTATGGCGGCACCTATTTCCCTAAGGATCAATGGCTCCATATGCTTTCCCAGGTCCTGACTTTTGTAAAGGAACATCCGGACAAAACAGAACAACAGGCCAGAGCGCTCACAGAAGGTCTGCAGTCCAGTGACCTGATTTCGCTGAATATCGAGAAAGCGGAGGTTTCTATTGGTGACCTGGATCAGGTTTTTTCTGCCTGGGAAAGCAGTCTGGATGATGTCCACGGGGGGCACAAAGGGGCCCCGAAATTCCCGCTGCCTGTTGGCTTCCAGTACTTGCTTCAGTACCATTATCTTACTGGTAATGCAGATGCCTTAAGAGCCGTCCAGTTAACCTTGAACAAAATGGCTGATGGCGGTATTTATGATCAGATTGGAGGTGGATTTGCCCGCTATGCTGTGGATGCATTCTGGAAAGTACCCCATTTTGAGAAAATGCTATACGATAATGCACAGCTCGTCAGCCTGTATTCATCAGCCTATCAGCATACCAGGGATGTCAACTATAAAATTGTCGTAAGCCAAACTCTGGATTTTATACAAAGAGAACTAAGCTCTGATGAAGGGGGTTTCTATTCTTCCCTGGATGCGGATAGCGAGGGAGAAGAAGGAAAGTATTATGTCTGGACCAAAGATGAGTTGCAGCAGATTCTGGGTGATATGGCAGACTTAATCATCGAGTATTACCGTGTGGAAGAGAAAGGAAACTGGGAGCATGGCCGGAATATCCTGTTCAAATCCGGGAATGATAAACAGACGGCTTTTAAGTACAACATCACTGAAACTGATCTGCTCCGGCAGGTTTCCCTGGCGAAAAAAATTTTGCTGAAAGAAAGAATGAAGCGGATCCCGCCCGGATTGGATGATAAGATCATTACTGCGTGGAATGCGCTTATGCTTAAAGCCTGTTTGGATGCCTATCATGCGTTTGACAACAGCAAGTATCTGGATATGGCCCTGCAGAACGCCAGGTTTATCCAGGAAAAACTAAAAGCGCCGGATCACAGACTAAACCGGAACTACAAAAACGGCAAGGCTTCCATCAATGCATTTCTGGATGATTATGCCTTTACGATCGCGGCTTTAATTTCTTTGTATCAGACCACCTTAGATGAAAAGTGGATAGAAGATGCACAGCTCCTGACAGACTATGCCATTGATCACTTTTATGATCCTGCAAGCGGCATGTTTTTTTACACTTCCGATGTGGATCCAGCATTAATCGCCCGGAAAATGGAAGTCACCGACAATGTCATTCCCGCCTCCAATTCTGAGATGGCCAAAAACCTGTTTATACTCGGAACTTATTTCAACAATAATGACCACATCTACCTGGCCAGACAGATGCTCAATAATGTAAAGGCGGGAACTTCAACAGGTGGCGCCTATTATGCAAACTGGGATATTTTGATGGCCTGGTTTACCAGTCCGCCCTACGAAGTTGCCATTCTGGGAGACGAATATAAGACCATTCGCAAAGCCTTCAACAAGAAGTACTTACCAGATGTGTTTTTCTCTGGGGGAAAAAGCGAAGGAAAACTCTCCCTGCTCCATGGAAAACTCATTCAAGGTCAAACCACCATTTATGTATGCCGGGATAAAGTGTGTAAACTGCCTGTAAATGAGGTCAAAGATGCCTTGAACCAGATGTATGAAAGCAAGTAA